Below is a window of Candidatus Obscuribacterales bacterium DNA.
TCCCGGCGGTTCACGCGCCGGTTTGTCACGTTGTGGAAAATTAAACACCCCGGCGATCGCGTCATCTATCGAGACTTGGGCCGCCATCCTGTCCCCCATGTCAATGAAGAGTGGATTTCCTCTGCCTTCACGCCACCGGATGCGCGATTGGCAGAACAGCAGCAGGTTCTCAGTCTGTCGGACATGTTGATCGACGAGTTGATCACCAGCGAGCGCTATGTGTTTGGGGTGCCCATGTATAACTTGAGTGTACCCTCGACGTTTAAGGCCTATATCGATCAGGTGGTGCGCATTCACCGTACGTTTAAATATGTAGATGGGG
It encodes the following:
- a CDS encoding NAD(P)H-dependent oxidoreductase, whose translation is MSTLLHIDSSPRGEQSVSRRFTRRFVTLWKIKHPGDRVIYRDLGRHPVPHVNEEWISSAFTPPDARLAEQQQVLSLSDMLIDELITSERYVFGVPMYNLSVPSTFKAYIDQVVRIHRTFKYVDG